From the Macrobrachium nipponense isolate FS-2020 chromosome 9, ASM1510439v2, whole genome shotgun sequence genome, the window GAAACGCATGGGGttttcagttagtatattttattctaattatcgagattaactgtataagcacagaaagtatttcccctgtgaatgatcaatattagttcaataattgtttaaaaaaaaaaaattccatagaaatatctgcggctctcaatgtgtgataatcaagtgttcaccatagagtggcagcaggaaccgagtgcataagcattggtcTAATATGATTTGTATATTAACTCtcgacttttatagcgttatttCGAAAgctattatgatttcttttgataaagcacagagaagtttagcatctgattaaatgaaatgtaaataagacacaagttagtgtaaaaaaaaaaaaaaaaaaaacgaaatccaagttatatgcgcgtttagcattggctacatggttaggcctatttcaagaatcaaggaactatattttccagcttgttagataataatttcatcgaattcctcaattgtgcaaatttttgcaagtggaattgcgttcagggtcgcaccaaacaagtattttcgtaggtttctaccattttatttttttagtgcataagtgagactattcttgtccatacgatccggtgtGTGattatgcttggcgagcattattttaattcgagtatctcctgttatggctctctctctctctctctctctctctctgtctctctctctcaggacctttttatttAGTCTGGAATAACCAGAGCCCCGTTTTacgaatcgagcactaggcctattggtcatgctcgggctcttatatatattgctatctatatatatatatatatatatatatatattatatatataatagtgtatatatatatatataatatatattaattatataaatatatattatacgtgtcttatattatatataatatataatatattatatatatctatatatatatataaattgtatatattattataatatatataatatatatatattaataatttaatgtattatattattatatatattatataatataagttaatatattatatatatattaataatataaatatatatatatatccccagaaaactcataaatttctgttatacaataatgcttgactggatagAACTGATTACTGtttgtccgtggaaatatgaatttgggagatatcactcccttatgatacgcccacttacgctaATTTAGTCTTAAATTTCGCGGTTGGTTAGAATaagattcgaagatttgaggtaaaaggttgaagtgaaaaaggtggggttaggattgtgggtagaggtagaggtagaaggggggaggggtggttggggtctgtcgtctccctacttaaccaggtggtgattttacgggtgttctggttgcttgcgaccgtctttcttatttttcatatagcgagtctgtttcccaggtgcaaggacaggtcctggtgtcggtcctgatggttctatctttgcctaaataaagACAATGGCCCTGCATTATAAGCCTTactatgcccggaactaggcctagtcacctgatgtagcagcagcagttagagactttctcgaagatggtgttttctgttcggtcctagaagctagaatcaaaactaccaaccacacccaacttcccTGTTGAATCTAGGtacattcatggttgattatgtttaatgtcccAGAggttttccctttacattctattgatacttgtatggttttatgcatcttcgctaaaataattgataagacactatgatattaaatatttgtttccacattgctcgaaatatacattggtaatgttggtaatcctgtgttgaacgaaaatttcagaTTGTTTCGtctctatagtttgaagtaattactatactttaaaataattactattactgtaattttttcttacgttaactttattttgcttgatagagctttagaaaaaagtttttcagctacgagttgtagttgccagttagtggatttcgaacgaaatcctctgaaatttgtcgcttcacttctggaagtTACTGTACTAGGCCTATTAATTTGCACTTACTGAGAACGCCTCGTTGAAAGTCGCAGTTGAATGATTCCACTTTATATTCACAAGTGTCGACGAAGTAGAATGTATCACTGGTACTATTCCAAGCCAGACCGTTACTAATGGACACCTGTTTAGATTTGCATAAGGTTATGGAGTTTTATCACGTGAGCTTACCGAAAAGGGTGGGGTGCTGCACCTTACTTGTGGATTCTATAGTTAAAAAGTAGTTGGAAGTGAAAGAGAAGGTTTACATTAGATTATTAATAATCATTGTAATAACTTAATTTTTTGCCATTTCAGTTACATTTTTGAAACACTGATTTGTTAAAAGTTAATGAACAAAAGGCTTTCAGGTATAGAGACATGCATGGTATAGTTGATTATGTGCTGAAATCATAGCATCATCagagataattttattttccctttgatAATTATTTCTTAAATTCGTCATACTTAACACAGTTTCATTTCGATATTCATGCTGTCTTGATTAAAAACTCCTTCACACAAACATGTGTGACGAAAACTGAAAAGTGTCAACTTCCTGACCTTCTCAATTGCCTTCGTGACAGTGGCATTGTTGTGCAGAACGAAAAGACTGCCGAGATGAGGATTTTCGTTGTCCGGCACATCCGTCGCTCCCATAGTGCCtgagaggaaagaaaaattaaataaaagaagatCGTACCCCATGTAACGGCTCTACCTCAGCCCCGTCCCATACAGAGCCTTCTGAAGTCACACGATGTAAACGAGTGAAAGTGAGACGCTTTCTACTGTATCCCTTGCTTAAAAGAAGAATGGCTATACTGTATTTTACGCTATGACATCGAAATTAAAATTAACCACCTGATACCCTTACATTAAAGTGTAAACTTCCAAACTTCTAGACACAAGTAATACGAAGTTTAATGGATTCGTAACCTTGAGGTTCTTTGGGTTTGCCGTAGATTTCCTTCAGGGTTTTAACCAAAGCTACAACTGTAGGCTACGCTGCGTATATATGTTACAGAGAGACTTTCAAAGAAatcaacactctctctctttctatatatatatatatatatatatatatatatatatatatatatatatatatatatatatatatatatatatatatatatatacttacctgcCCAAAGCCTTCCTTGTTGGTCGCACTTCCCGTCGTTAAACCGGTTGTCTGGGTACTGGGCATCCACTGACGACAGGACTTTGTAAGAAGTGACCACGCAATCCTGAGAAGGATCAGGCCAGGTCACCACAGCTAGATCTCTGCCAACAGTGACGATAAAAGTCTTGGAGACTTTTGCGTGGGGTACGACCAACGTGACTGGCCCTCCCTCTGGTGACGAAAGATAGAACATTCTGTTGAGTCTATATTTCAAGTCCAGTCTTCCAGTTACATCAGTTTTGAAGCTCAATTTAAAAGAAATAGACAAGCAAATCTTTATTTTGCAGCTCAAAATATGACTGGGGCTCCGTCGTATTTCAatgttacataaaatataaaaagaagttagATAGTTCGTGGAATTGTGTGCGATGGTCAAACTTCTGTACCTACAAGTGTCTGTTTTTGGGAGATTTATGGGCAAAGAAAATTGGTTTTCATATCGGCTTTTACTGCAGCAATTCCTCTGATACTCCAAGTTTCAAAGATTAAATTGATTTTAGTGTTATTCTTTAGAGGGCTACTTATGAAAGAAGACAAATGTCTCTTGATAGAATTCACACTTCTAATAATttctatcatcattattgttttctTCAGACGCAATTTCAGTTTGTCCCACGTCAAAAACAGCAGTCGCTTTTTTTGGATTATCATTCAGAAGTAAACCTTAAAGCGGctttatttactatataaaatttaaaaatatatatctgtattttacGGCTTACCCCTTTGCTAGTTGAAGTTTTAGcactatatgaaaaaaatatcacaaataaaaTTACCCCTAGCCTCTGCTCTCAGCTGAAACCCTTAAAATTACTGTAAAAGTGCCAAGCATTGACACATTGATGGAGGCTATTTGAACTACAATATAGATATTTCTTATCATGGGCGATTTTTCCATAGATGaacaataaattttcattctactcTCGAGATAGTTTACACAAATATAAAGAACGGTGTTATCTAAAATTCGTGTTTTTTGGTAATTCTGCTCTCGAGATAATTTACACTAATATGAAGAACGGTGTTGTTTAAAATGCGTATTTCTTGGCACATTGATTACTGAGAAGTCCCTCACCAATGCGCATCTTGGAATGGGTGCCAGACATCGGGTGGTAGCGGTGGACATCTTGCTTGAAGATGTCAACGTAGTAAAGAGCGCCTTCTTTGACGGACCAGTGAGGTCCTTCGCCCAAGTCAGCCGGCGCTGTCACTACCTCGACAGTCATCTGTTTTTCCGACGACATTCTGGCTACAATGCCTTACGCTAGCAGGCGTCTCAAAACGAGTTTATGCTGACTTCGATGCCCGCTCGGTCAAAATCTgtagacaaaagaaaaatgagtaaaaacgcgtcaaagtttctttggcgcaatcgagctttctgtacagtgtagaatcaaggccaccgaatatgtatgagccgctgcccatgaaactttaaccacggccttaTATCGttacagacgcacgatcatggctaactttaccattaaatagaataaaaactactgagattagAGGTCAGCAATttagtaagtttgatgattggagggtggatgataaacatacccattggcagccctctagactaagtagtctttaagatctgagggagggcAGAAAAGGTTTACGTGAagctaaaaaataagaaattaaagaatTAAGGATCGTACGGGTAACAAAAACAGTGAGGATCAGTCAGGACGACTCATGAAAACGTGGCAAAGAAGGTGAAAGGAGACATGAAGGGGATGCATCACTTAGAAGCGTTAATGTAGCTGTGGGTAGATGACGATTTTGGTGAATAGAGTTGCCAAATGTAGGATTAGTAGCATAAGTTCATGCCGCATCTAGTCATACTCGAAATATGAAATAGCAGTCTTAAACGTAAGTAGGttcatatttgtaaaatataatttctgaTATTAAATCCCGCGATATCTGGCCACGAAGAAAACGTATAAATATGGCCCTGTCTTTGGTGATACTAAAACCTGGAGGAGGCTTATTAAAAACTGCCACCCCGATCAGAGATTAAGCTGAGAAGacgaattagaagaagaagaagtcacaTGGACATCGATCATGCCCGTCTTCAACCTGACTACAgacttttttaatttatatatttatttatttattttactgttttttgacGTTTCTCATTATTGTGCTCTCCATTGCAGTTGTCTCGATAGAAATTATGGTTCTTTATCCTGACTAGATAAATTATGGAATCGGATTGGAATTATTCCTGTTAGTTTAAGAAATGTTCTTGATACTGATCTATCATTTTCGTTTCTGTAACTGAATGCACAAATTTACAAAcagaaaaacatttcaaaattacTACGTCAAATTCAGATCAAAGATTAGTTGTCAATTCTACCACTGTAACAGACTCTTTAACCTTAGTGTGTCATTCTTATTTTTTGCAGCTGCGCAGTCATTAGTTACTTTATTCCTGCCACCTAATTCTTATCTTGTATTCTTGTCAAAAGATTTCATAATTATCATCAATTCTTAGAAAGGAAAATCGACACTTCCATTTTGcatatttcatttgaaattaagACCTACTGTACATTTAAAACAATTTCAAAGTCGCCTCTTGAATTCATACAGACAATGGTTTGGTACGTCAACAAAGATGGAGGCGGTTGTGCTAACCTGACGAAACAACGAAGGTCGCTGTTGAATTAATCAGTGGCGTTAATGGTCAGGTAATAGCTGGTCACTTTTAAGAGTCCATGACCCGAATATTCCATTGTCCAACAAAGCGGAGAATGAAGGTGTTTTGTACATTATCTTATTTCTGAAGTGTGAAGCTTACATTTGCTCTCCCTTGGCAACACGATGGGTTTGTGAAGACGCAAGGAAAGGCATCATCGCTTCAAAGCGAGATGTACAGCTGTTTCTCTTCGCTTAACTATTTGTTATTGTGTTTTCATTCGGTATTAAGAATCCCACTGTTTATAGAACCTCTCCAGGAGCACAGTTAATCCACGCAAACTCTACAATCAATAACAAAGAGAGGCCGGGAACAACATAGTTTCCAGCATTATGTTTTGGCGTTACACCAAACTGGACTCGTGTCCATCCATGTATAGTACTCTGATACAATAGCTAACTCAGATGAACTCTAACCGATTGCAGAATCGAGGGACGAGCGTGCAACAACATAAGTATAGAGAAATAAAGAGTAAAAATACTCTTttcaaggagagaagaaagaagaacaaTTCATCGTTTAGGTCCCAGATTAGATCGATTTTATCCGATTGCGCTGTTGAAGACTGTAGGCTGTGTGTAGGTACTtgaaaggctttagttctttccACTACTGGGGCTTCTCTGTGTTTTCAACCAAAATTTATATAATGACAGATAGTTCTATTTTAACAATGATAGGTTTGTAAACAGTGGAGGTACTGGAGAGGAAAGACTTAATATCCAAgaaatatgagaatgcatacaagaTAATGGTACTAAACGGTCCACTTTTTGTAGTGTATGAATACCTATCGGCTAATATTGCGAAGGTTATACGGGACAAGAGATTCATCCACAACGTGACCTCATCGTGATTTCTCGCGATGTGGGTTCGATTCCCGCTACCGGGCAAGAGAATTGCTTCACATTTCTtacatttggatctaaggctttgtagtgacaagcgtatccaaaaagtgtgaagaattcgagagtTCAGAGAGCACTGTACGTGGCTGTTACACTTACATAAGTATCTAGTAAAAAgttgcattatattatattatgtatatatatatatatatatatatatagatatatatatatatatatatatatatacagcaactCATGAACAAATAAACAATGTGTCCATACGGTAGGTTATGTTAAAGAgaagaataaacattaataatatgaaattcaaagcttttttttttaccaaaaaaaaataatcagaagtATCCTTTTAGGCAATTTAATATTACCAAGTAAAGTCGAACTAAGCAACAGCAAATATAAAAATACCTTGGCTGCCGTAGCAACGACAATGCTTTTCAGTCGTAAGAGCAAATATAATGTTTCTCAGTACCAAGAGCAATGATAATGCTTCTCAGTTGCGAGTGATGATAATG encodes:
- the LOC135218675 gene encoding regucalcin-like; the encoded protein is MSSEKQMTVEVVTAPADLGEGPHWSVKEGALYYVDIFKQDVHRYHPMSGTHSKMRIEGGPVTLVVPHAKVSKTFIVTVGRDLAVVTWPDPSQDCVVTSYKVLSSVDAQYPDNRFNDGKCDQQGRLWAGTMGATDVPDNENPHLGSLFVLHNNATVTKAIEKVSISNGLAWNSTSDTFYFVDTCEYKVESFNCDFQRGVLSKRKTVYDYRTNGLYPSFPDGMTVDADGNLWVACFGAGKVHCIEPSSGKVKKCVDLPTNSITSVCWGGPKLDHLYVTTTKKGLTKDQLSAQPHAGAVFRVTGTGSRGFPAPECNVTLPK